Sequence from the Erythrolamprus reginae isolate rEryReg1 chromosome Z, rEryReg1.hap1, whole genome shotgun sequence genome:
ATTTTCCAGCCAGTATGGAAATGTCTGATTGGAAATTTCAGCAATTGTACTTCCAATAGCCTCTAGTAATAATTGtaattatatttgtaataaaagcaATACCAATAGCACCAGTGTAATTtgcaatataaatattataattatgtcaattttttaaaaatgcaatgtgGTAGCATCCAAAATGTGTACAGAAtatcagaataatagaattggaaaagaCCACAGGCCGGAAAACTTGTATCATTTGAGACGGTTGTCCaatccgagtctacagagaggggcggcatacaaatctaataaataaataaatcagtaagtaagtaagtaagtaagtaagtaagtaagtaagtaagtaagtaagtaagtaagtaaatctctTCCAAAAGCTCAGGGTTGGACAAATAAAGTTTAGAACTAATAGCAATAACTTGTTATAAATATgaatactttaaaatattttatttatttatgttatttatttattgtatttgtatgctgcccctctgcaaGGACTCTTTTtatgcaaaaaaagaagaaaaatggccaGGTGGAAATGAAAAAAGGATAAATGCTGAGAAGTAATGGACAATAGACAACAATAGTATAtgatattatcattattatatttaACAAGGAGTGGGCAACTGGATGGTTGTCAGGGTTGGATGATCCTCTAGCcaaggatagcaatagcatttagcaataacatttagacttataggttgcttcatggtgcttttacagccctttctaagcagtttacgaaatcagcatattgtccccaacagtctgcctcagaaggatggaaggctgagtcaaccttgtgccagtggtgagatttgaactgctgaactcagcagttagctgaagtagactgcagtgctgcattctaaccactgtaccaccatggctCATCAAGGATCACTGGAGCTTGGCAAAACTCTAAATGCCCCCCtggctagccatgcccaccccaccccaccctccaaGGAATCTCCATGTGGTCCTTTCATCATTCCAGGtaaatgcgggggggggggcatgtgaagggtctgggagggcaaaaacaggcctaccagaggcTCCAGAAGTCCTAAAATGGACCTGTTTTTGGCATCAAGAGGGTCTCCAGAGcccggggaaagctgtttttaacctccctggaggcttgaggaaagtGTCCAaagtctggggagagtgaaaaatgcccCTTCATGATGTAGCCAGCAGACTAGGCCATGTCtagcatggccacacccacctaccAATGGGGCAGCAAACCTGTTGCTAAAGGATCTGAAGCCCATCCTTTATTTAAcgtcaataaagaaaaaaaaagtctgcctTTCTGAACCATCCATAGTAGTTGAACTGCCTTTAAAGACAGGTTCTCATAGAAGCCATCGTGTTGTTGCAGATTTGATGTAATACTATTATGCATATTTAAACTTAGATCTCCTTATTTACATACATTGGTGGAAGATAACTTGTCTAAGCAAATATATTCCTGATGATTCTGCCTCTCATGTTTCTATAATTAGCAGTAAATCTAGAAGGTTACCAGTATAGATTTGATACTTCAAAGGTATAGCAAACCTATCCAATATCTGATGAATCCCTCAATACAGTTCAGTGAGTTTCATTCATAGTCTGTTGAGTTTGAATTTCACCTAAACATATTCATGAGTTCCAAAGATTTCATGGCattaaaaatggaaatgaaataaaacttgatgtaaaacaaaactaaaagAAAACTATAGCCTTGTGTCATCTGTAAAGGTGAAATATGTGTATCTATTGTGTACCCTCCATCTCATAGATATTAAATAATATAGAGGATAAGATAGAATTTTAGGGTATTCACAATGCAAAAACAATAAACACAGCAGTGCAGGAGATTCATAAGGTAATTTTCTGGTGCAGACATACCCTGCAATAGTTAGTTACTGAGTTAAAGACAAAATTATCCGAAGAGATGTTGTTTAAAAATAGTCATTACGGTTATTAGATATAGCTGGGTTGAAAACCTACATAGGAATGTTGCTCTTCTGCTTCCTATATAAGGACTCTACCCATACTTGATTTAACTGATCTTGAACACATATCCATGCAAAAAGACATGGTTTCTACATACAGAGAGTCCTTGCTTAAAGTTCATTcgttcagtgaccatttgaagctaTGACAACTCTGAAAAAACAGACTTGTAACTACATCCTACAAGTATGCCTCCCCCCCCAACACTCTACTTCCTAGCTGGCTTTCATTTTctttgctaataaattggaactttgaggaatactttgcctcagagTCTTGTTTAGGTTTTGATGCCCTGATGCCAGCCTTGCCACCAACTTACCATTCACCTTGCTAAATCAGGGAACGTGTGATTTCCTGGCTCAGCCTTGCTCTGGAGCTGCCACCCACTCACTACCTACCCCCcctttttgtccaatacacaataatacacaatgaaggttatagaggatataggagagaagaaatatgagatataggagagactataggacaggggacggaaggcactctagtgtgcttatgtatgccccttagtgCGCTTAGTGCTCCCCTTAATGCCCTACTTTAAGTGTGACACTTTATCCCATTTCCCCTTCTTCAAAGGCCTCAGCCCTTAATCTCCTCTGTTCCTCACCCATGACCACCAGTCATCATCTTGTGGCCACAACCTTATCTTTTTCCTGCAGCTGGCTGCCAGGGAAGACAAGCCTGAGCTTAGCCATCATGACTGGCCTCCCGCCCCCATCTCACCTGTTGTGAGATGCCTGCAGCTGtcacttattttttttataaaagccCCCAAGCTGGAGGCTTCTTTGCCAGCTGGAAATGAGCTGAGAGAGGCAGCTGGTTGGAAACCTCTCACAGTTGTACTGAAAAAAAGAGCTTGCCTTCCCTTCTGCCCCCAGCTGCTGTGGGAAGAAGCTAAGATCAAAGAAAAAGACAGTTctgggggaggaagcagggctaaGGCTGGGGTCTATGAAGGAGGGGAAATAGGGTGATGAATGCAATTGGCAAAGGGAGAGTGGATGGAATGCAGAAAGAGGCGTTTGACAGATTAGGCCAGGCCTGGGCAGAAAATAGGTAGAAAGTATAGTAGTAtagtatactatactatactgcagtaaattcaatttttttcccaatgGGTTCTGTGATCCCAATGGATCTAAGTTTATTGTAATTGGTATTGTTTCTTGCAATACAGTTTATGGTTTGGATGAATTGTCATTTGGTCGACTCATTTTTGCATGCCACTCTGCAGAATCGGGGGGGCCACCAAGCCATCACTATACCTGTGCTCAGGGCCATCTCTGGAAACTTCAGTGATATCTTCAGGGGCAATGGTTTGTGTATGGTGGTTGCGGATGATGTTTTGTATCTTTGCTATGTCAGGTAGTGGTTGAGATGGTTGTGGGGGTGTATAAACTGGTGGTGGAGGAGTGGTATAGGGTATTTGGTTTGATGGTTTGCCTTTTTCTGTGCTTGGATATGTATTAGAGTATGATTTTGAGCATTTGAATTTCCATTTGTCCCTGCAGTAATTTTTTCTATCCAAAGATGTGAAGCATGCTTCTATGCATGCTTCCATATGTGCTTCCATGGAATCTATGTATTCTTTTGGTGTGTTATGCTTGTTTTGTGATGttattgtgtttttgtgatgttatgCTTATTTCTAGGGTTTTGAATTTATTAGACATTGTAATTAGACCATTCAGTATAGGTAGACATGATGGACAGAAATAAAGAAATGTGGGGTATTTAGGATTCtggttctttttaccaatgtgtaagacagagcatttactggtagagatttgaagttgccagagaTTTTTACCATTCAGCTATGTGATTGTGGTCAATTTGAAGGATAGCAGTGTTGTCAGTggcattaaatagtttaacatcatcagcaaagagaatgcaattacttgtgatgtgatcacaaagataatttatgtaaagtatgaagagtgttggttctAAAAAAAACTGCCTTGAGGGataccactgttgacaggagcaggattagatgtggcacttcctattttgaccacttgtctgttagataggaatgctgttaaccaatcgtGTAGTAGTCTGGAGATGCCATAGGGTTTAAGTttcagaagtttgtcatgaatAACTGAATAAAAGGCTTTGCAAAAATCGATAGAGATCACATCAATTGATTCACcctggtcaagttgagtggtccaaatgtttttgccgtgtaagagttgtagattaaaggatatttttttttctgaaactgaattgtttgttagaaagtaggttattagttttgaggtggagtgtaatggattggtttatgattgattccatgactttgcaggtgacgcaACACAAAGAGATTGgtctttaattttaaatgttgCTTGGATCACATTTTTAGAAGATAGGGTTGAATGTGGCTAGTGACCATTatgtgggtagggagctagtactgaaagattttttaaaaaaatatgctcagaggttcagccaaggtagAGGAAAGCTTAATATAGAGCACCATAAATATAGCACCATAAATACTTTTAGATCATAGCATTTGCTTTCTCAACAGCCCCATTGGTAGATGGAGGAAATATTATACTTGCACCTTGTGAGGAGCCTACTCTCAGTCCTTGGAGTCctcggaaaagggcggcatacaaattcaataagtaagtaagtaagtaagtaagtaagtaagtaagtaagtaaataaataaataaagtaagtaagtaagtaagtaagtaagtaagtaagtaagtaagtaagtaagtaagtaagtaagtaagaatttCTGTTAGCCGGTCCATGAAAGCAGCAGGTAAGCACGTAAAACTGCATTTGTGCAAGTGTAGCATTAAGTTGCATGTACAAAACCATTCCCTCTCTTCTGCTACCACTGCCacaatttttatttgtattttgtatttattagtttgtcaaacatgtacaagatagcaggcataaatataaacatggatatgaatgaaagaaatgaatacaaataaatggagaTAGTAGGATGGGATTTAGGCACActgtaatctaaaaaaaaaaatccttactggttctgtgggcatggcttggtgggtgtggtttgctgatcatgtgattgggtggatgtggcttggtgatcatggtAATGTGACCGGTGAGCTCAAAAACCAATTTTCACACACAAACAACAGAAAAGCCTTACAATTATCTCATGCACAATGCAACTAAAACCAACTATCACACTttgcacaaaaataacacaaaagctgCACAACTGACTGTgacacaactgactcacacacaatgcagaagcagctggaATTCACACAAAATGGCTCCTGCAACAAGCAGGAACTTCACAGAGTCAGAGTTTGGGTGAataggtagtttaaaaaacatgcttttaatttttttaaaaaaatcccttttcAACTGATTGTAAAATAGCTGATGGTCATAAACTTTTTTTACTAACAGTTCCAGCAAATAGATAGTAAAAAatgctcttttaaaaataaaataaaataaatggttcaTTAGCTGTGACAATCAGTTTTGCCATgtgatccttttaaaaaaaaaacttttaaaaaacattttaactacCAGTATGGAGAACTGGAAGCATTTGTTATATTGGTTCTGGGGAACTGGGCCAaatcagtagcatttcacccctggcatGACCCCTTTACAGATCTGTTAGGAACAGAATGACATCCACAATAGATATTAAGGTTAAGGCTGTAAGGGCTAGTCTGCAGAAATGGTGGGAATTGCTAATAAATTATCCATCTAATTTCATGGACAAATTCAGAGCATAAGAAATGATCAATTTGGACATAGGGTAAagcataataaaaagaaataagctTCTTTTTTCCATATTgggaagatttttcttttttaatctctaaaTTTTTCTTTGTCGTTTCCAAGCAGCAAACTACACTGACATTTTAGTGAGGTTTTGCCATTTTTTCCTAACCACCATTTTTATGTCTTTATTTTTAAGGCTGTATATGATTGGATTTAACATGGGTGTTAACACAGTGTATTGGATAGAAATCACTTTCTCCAGATCTGTAGGAGATTGAGAACTTGGATTCAGGTACctgaaaaaagctgaaaataaaaACATGCAAACCACAATGAGGTGGGAGCTACATGTGGAAAAGGCTTTCCTCCTGCCTTTTGATGAGTGAATTCTTAACACAGAAGAAATAATATAAATGTAAGATACAACAATAAGAAAGAAGGGTGTAAAAGCAAAAATAATGACTGAGCCAAGTAAGAACATATAATTGGTAAACGTTTTGCTGCACGATAAGCTCAAAAGCAGAGGAAGTTCACATGTATAGTGATTGACAGAAGGCACCCAACAaaatttcaaatatttcaaaGGCAAAGAGTTGATCAATGCATCCAAGAATCCCATTATCCAGGATCCTCCCACCAACTGCCTGCACAATTGTTTTTTCATAATTATTAAATAATGCAATGGATTGCAAATTGCAACATAACGATCAAATGCCATTACTGAAAGCAAAAAGAAATCCACACATgcaaaatgaataaaagaaaagatttgcaCAATGCATCCTACCAaagaaattgtttttttatttacaatataatttccaagcatctttgggacagtgACTGTTGAGTAACAAATGTCAACGAAGGCTAGATGACTGAGAAAAAAGAACATAGGAGTGTAAAGATCATGTTCAGTCCTAATTATCAGTATGATCAAAAGGTTTCCTAATActgttattatatatataattagaaTAACAAAGAATAGAATCATTTGTATTTTGGGGTTATTTGAAAGTCCCAAGAGTATAAATTCTGTAGTTATGGTTTGATTTTCCATTGAGAATTGACGAACATCAATAAAGTCTGTCTGAGgagaaaaaatatgattttaaaatgaatatttactaaatttatacatatacatttatatatacaaagctatctctctctctctctctctatctatctatctatctctctctctatctatctatctatctatctatcctattgcTTGTAGTATCTATGTACTAACTATGAGtagaatatatttaatattaataaatttattaattggacttttgttactgaaagcagaaaaaatatttatttatttgatttatttatttgatttttacgccgcccttctccttagactcagggtggcttacaacatgttagcaatagcactttttaacagagctaggctattgcccccacaatccgggtcctcattttacccaccttggaaggatggaaggctgagtcaaccttgagcgaaTTTGAAcggctgatctacagatctacagtcagcttcagtggcctgttctccagtggttctcctcctacctcctatttaatatctacatgaaaccactgggtgagatcatccaatggcatgtatgctgatgatacccagttgtacatctccaccccatgtccagtcagcaaaacagtggaagtgacgtgccggtgcctggaggctgttggggtctggatgggtgtcaacaggctcaaactcatccCTGACAAGATgatgtggctgtgggttctgcctcccaaggacaattccatctgtctgtccatcaccctggggggattactgatcccctcagagagggtccgcaacttgggcgtactcctcgatccacagcttacattagagcaccgcctttcagctgtggcgagaagggcgtttgcccaggttcacctggtgcaccagttgcagccctatttggactgggagtcattgctcacagtcactcatgccctcatcacctcgaggttcaattactgcaacactctctacatggggctacctttgaaaacttcagaaacttc
This genomic interval carries:
- the LOC139153967 gene encoding olfactory receptor 5V1-like; this encodes MENQTITTEFILLGLSNNPKIQMILFFVILIIYIITVLGNLLIILIIRTEHDLYTPMFFFLSHLAFVDICYSTVTVPKMLGNYIVNKKTISLVGCIVQIFSFIHFACVDFFLLSVMAFDRYVAICNPLHYLIIMKKQLCRQLVGGSWIMGFLDALINSLPLKYLKFCWVPSVNHYTCELPLLLSLSCSKTFTNYMFLLGSVIIFAFTPFFLIVVSYIYIISSVLRIHSSKGRRKAFSTCSSHLIVVCMFLFSAFFRYLNPSSQSPTDLEKVISIQYTVLTPMLNPIIYSLKNKDIKMVVRKKWQNLTKMSV